Proteins encoded by one window of Chrysemys picta bellii isolate R12L10 chromosome 10, ASM1138683v2, whole genome shotgun sequence:
- the LOC101948754 gene encoding protein PML isoform X9: MALLSQGSPGSLQTQVMEEEFQFLLCQGCRKEPRNPKLLSCLHTLCANCLEENKPVGQCPICRAPIPQASGIPDQDNLLFANLQAKLSTYQKIVKGNDLVCDNCGQEGEFWCSDCEEFLCVKCFETHQSIYCRECQKPICCICALLDSRHTGKHCDIKVEIQQRQQELGSMREELKKKEELFQDAYCNLKSKADHLDQVRNETQELIRKRVEQMVQLIREKEQELLEMVERQHHLGNEELEGKLQQTEAVLKRMGASKQLVEKMHLYALDQEVMDLHSFIMGSLEELRKLQPLAVGASVQAGGFAKCKARLQALFERVTGEREAAPDNSSKVRQFCACSDRGGDQPMQHSLHLWQEFKLSSQDHWLEWRAPSLSLPAKRKGVQTEVPAKVIKTEADAGKWEQSARKHQQNLLEQPGTSSSTASSSSCVTDRFSAAKVADLLENNIYEPCEPDDPCLDSSEGDDSDEESTDSSRPDDINSVNCESSEGDLLAFPAGSPKELNTRQASLLFFDLKFLTANKVLQLAVVDGEKSFTTLIQPLKSLPGLISKGGVCEIGVKTLFRYLCSVHKPILAGYDLWSPALPVLFQSLDLLSKKEEFSAAVFGFLDILPLIKEKIPKAGSYKLKNLANTYIWRQLSDDSPLDNAKALRDLCTVLEVDPVEDPRPVLTCFNLECYASLQPLLNEKLLTKPSVQMLAMHNMSLSKLHTLYMSDPEKGLQKFCRFFNSRLQSSEKKIRKLSKIKAHFQSPQPSAGHQAAAANELPQAIKNEPDY; the protein is encoded by the exons ATGGCTCTCTTGTCCCAGGGCAGCCCAGGCAGCCTGCAGACCCAG GTGATGGAGGAAGAATTCCAGTTCCTGCTCTGCCAGGGATGCCGGAAAGAACCCAGAAATCCTAAGCTCCTGTCATGCCTTCACACCTTGTGCGCCAACTGCCTGGAAGAGAACAAGCCTGTTGGCCAGTGCCCCATCTGCCGCGCTCCCATCCCACAAGCCAGTGGGATCCCAGACCAGGACAACCTGCTCTTTGCCAATCTGCAGGCCAAGCTGAGCACCTACCAGAAGATCGTCAAAGGCAATGACCTGGTCTGTGACAACTGTGGGCAAGAGGGAGAGTTCTGGTGCTCTGACTGCGAGGAGTTCCTTtgtgtcaagtgctttgagacccaCCAGAG CATCTATTGCAGAGAGTGCCAAAAACCGATATGCTGCATCTGTGCCCTGCTGGACAGTCGGCACACAGGCAAGCACTGTGATATCAAGGTGGAAAtccagcagaggcagcaggagctgggaagCATGAGGGAAGAGCTGAAGAAGAAGGAGGAACTCTTCCAAGATGCCTATTGTAATCTGAAGAGCAAAGCTGACCACCTGGACCAGGTGAGGAATGAAACCCAGGAGCTGATCCGAAAGAGAGTTGAGCAGATGGTGCAGCTGATCCGagagaaggagcaggagctgctggagatggTGGAGAGGCAGCACCACCTGGGGAAcgaggagctggaggggaagcTGCAGCAGACAGAAGCCGTGCTCAAGAGGATGGGGGCCAGcaagcagctggtggagaagaTGCATCTCTATGCGTTGGACCAGGAGGTGATGGACCTGCACTCCTTCATCATGGGGTCACTGGAGGAGCTCAGGAAGCTGCAGCCCTTGGCCGTGGGAGCTAGTGTCCAGGCTGGAGGCTTCGCCAAGTGTAAAGCCAGACTCCAGGCTCTGTTTGAAAGAGTGACTGGGGAGAGAG AAGCTGCCCCAGATAATTCCAGCAAGGTAAGACAGTTTTGTGCTTGTTCTGACAGAGGTGGGGATCAGCCCATGCAGCATTCCCTGCACCTGTGGCAGGAATTCAAGCTCAGTTCCCAGGATCATTGGCTGGAATGGAGG GCCCCATCGTTGTCTTTACCAGCGAAGAGGAAAGGAGTCCAAACTGAGGTCCCTGCGAAGGTGATCAAGACTGAAGCTGATGCAGGCAAATGGGAGCAATCAGCAAGGAAGCACCAGCAGAATTTGCTGGAACAACCGGGGACCAGCTCCTCAACAGCAAGCAGCTCTTCATGTGTGACTGATAGGTTCAGTGCAGCCAAAGTAGCTGACTTGCTGGAAAATAACATCTACGAACCATGTGAGCCAG ATGATCCCTGTTTGGACAGCTCTGAAGGGGATGACAGTGATGAAGAGTCAACA GACTCTAGTCGGCCAGACGACATCAACAGCGTCAATTGTGAGAGCAGCGAGGGAGATCTcctggcctttcctgccggcAGCCCGAAGGAACTCAACACGAGACAAGCATCACTGCTCTTCTTTGACCTCAAGTTCTTGA CAGCAAATAAGGTCCTTCAGCTGGCTGTGGTGGATGGAGAAAAGAGCTTTACCACCTTGATTCAGCCACTGAAATCTTTGCCTGGCTTGATCTCAAAAGGTGGCGTCTGTGAGATTGGTGTGAAGACCTTATTCCGCTACCTCTGCTCTGTCCACAAACCCATCTTAGCAGGGTATGACCTCTGGTCACCAGCCCTTCCTGTCCTGTTTCAATCCCTGGATCTCCTTAGCAAGAAAGAGGAGTTTAGTGCAGCTGTCTTTGGTTTCCTGGACATCTTGCCCCTGATTAAAGAGAAGATCCCCAAGGCTGGGAGTTACAAACTGAAGAACCTGGCCAACACTTACATTTGGAGGCAGCTCAGTGATGATAGCCCCCTGGATAATGCAAAGGCCCTAAGGGATCTGTGCACAGTTCTGGAGGTTGATCCAGTGGAGGACCCAAGGCCTGTGCTCACCTGCTTTAATCTGGAATGTTATGCGTCCCTTCAGCCATTGCTGAATGAGAAACTTCTCACTAAGCCTTCGGTGCAGATGCTGGCCATGCACAACATGAGCCTTTCCAAGCTCCATACCTTATACATGAGCGACCCTGAGAAAGGGCTGCAGAAGTTCTGCAGATTCTTCAATTCTCGGCTGCAGAGCTCTGAGAAGAAAATCCGAAAGCTAAGTAAGATCAAAGCCCATTTCCAAAGCCCACAGCCATCAGCTGGgcaccaagcagcagcagcaaatgaaCTGCCACAAGCAATAAAGAATGAGCCAGACTACTGA
- the LOC101948754 gene encoding protein PML isoform X10 gives MALLSQGSPGSLQTQVMEEEFQFLLCQGCRKEPRNPKLLSCLHTLCANCLEENKPVGQCPICRAPIPQASGIPDQDNLLFANLQAKLSTYQKIVKGNDLVCDNCGQEGEFWCSDCEEFLCVKCFETHQSIYCRECQKPICCICALLDSRHTGKHCDIKVEIQQRQQELGSMREELKKKEELFQDAYCNLKSKADHLDQVRNETQELIRKRVEQMVQLIREKEQELLEMVERQHHLGNEELEGKLQQTEAVLKRMGASKQLVEKMHLYALDQEVMDLHSFIMGSLEELRKLQPLAVGASVQAGGFAKCKARLQALFERVTGEREAAPDNSSKAPSLSLPAKRKGVQTEVPAKVIKTEADAGKWEQSARKHQQNLLEQPGTSSSTASSSSCVTDRFSAAKVADLLENNIYEPCEPDDPCLDSSEGDDSDEESTDSSRPDDINSVNCESSEGDLLAFPAGSPKELNTRQASLLFFDLKFLTANKVLQLAVVDGEKSFTTLIQPLKSLPGLISKGGVCEIGVKTLFRYLCSVHKPILAGYDLWSPALPVLFQSLDLLSKKEEFSAAVFGFLDILPLIKEKIPKAGSYKLKNLANTYIWRQLSDDSPLDNAKALRDLCTVLEVDPVEDPRPVLTCFNLECYASLQPLLNEKLLTKPSVQMLAMHNMSLSKLHTLYMSDPEKGLQKFCRFFNSRLQSSEKKIRKLSKIKAHFQSPQPSAGHQAAAANELPQAIKNEPDY, from the exons ATGGCTCTCTTGTCCCAGGGCAGCCCAGGCAGCCTGCAGACCCAG GTGATGGAGGAAGAATTCCAGTTCCTGCTCTGCCAGGGATGCCGGAAAGAACCCAGAAATCCTAAGCTCCTGTCATGCCTTCACACCTTGTGCGCCAACTGCCTGGAAGAGAACAAGCCTGTTGGCCAGTGCCCCATCTGCCGCGCTCCCATCCCACAAGCCAGTGGGATCCCAGACCAGGACAACCTGCTCTTTGCCAATCTGCAGGCCAAGCTGAGCACCTACCAGAAGATCGTCAAAGGCAATGACCTGGTCTGTGACAACTGTGGGCAAGAGGGAGAGTTCTGGTGCTCTGACTGCGAGGAGTTCCTTtgtgtcaagtgctttgagacccaCCAGAG CATCTATTGCAGAGAGTGCCAAAAACCGATATGCTGCATCTGTGCCCTGCTGGACAGTCGGCACACAGGCAAGCACTGTGATATCAAGGTGGAAAtccagcagaggcagcaggagctgggaagCATGAGGGAAGAGCTGAAGAAGAAGGAGGAACTCTTCCAAGATGCCTATTGTAATCTGAAGAGCAAAGCTGACCACCTGGACCAGGTGAGGAATGAAACCCAGGAGCTGATCCGAAAGAGAGTTGAGCAGATGGTGCAGCTGATCCGagagaaggagcaggagctgctggagatggTGGAGAGGCAGCACCACCTGGGGAAcgaggagctggaggggaagcTGCAGCAGACAGAAGCCGTGCTCAAGAGGATGGGGGCCAGcaagcagctggtggagaagaTGCATCTCTATGCGTTGGACCAGGAGGTGATGGACCTGCACTCCTTCATCATGGGGTCACTGGAGGAGCTCAGGAAGCTGCAGCCCTTGGCCGTGGGAGCTAGTGTCCAGGCTGGAGGCTTCGCCAAGTGTAAAGCCAGACTCCAGGCTCTGTTTGAAAGAGTGACTGGGGAGAGAG AAGCTGCCCCAGATAATTCCAGCAAG GCCCCATCGTTGTCTTTACCAGCGAAGAGGAAAGGAGTCCAAACTGAGGTCCCTGCGAAGGTGATCAAGACTGAAGCTGATGCAGGCAAATGGGAGCAATCAGCAAGGAAGCACCAGCAGAATTTGCTGGAACAACCGGGGACCAGCTCCTCAACAGCAAGCAGCTCTTCATGTGTGACTGATAGGTTCAGTGCAGCCAAAGTAGCTGACTTGCTGGAAAATAACATCTACGAACCATGTGAGCCAG ATGATCCCTGTTTGGACAGCTCTGAAGGGGATGACAGTGATGAAGAGTCAACA GACTCTAGTCGGCCAGACGACATCAACAGCGTCAATTGTGAGAGCAGCGAGGGAGATCTcctggcctttcctgccggcAGCCCGAAGGAACTCAACACGAGACAAGCATCACTGCTCTTCTTTGACCTCAAGTTCTTGA CAGCAAATAAGGTCCTTCAGCTGGCTGTGGTGGATGGAGAAAAGAGCTTTACCACCTTGATTCAGCCACTGAAATCTTTGCCTGGCTTGATCTCAAAAGGTGGCGTCTGTGAGATTGGTGTGAAGACCTTATTCCGCTACCTCTGCTCTGTCCACAAACCCATCTTAGCAGGGTATGACCTCTGGTCACCAGCCCTTCCTGTCCTGTTTCAATCCCTGGATCTCCTTAGCAAGAAAGAGGAGTTTAGTGCAGCTGTCTTTGGTTTCCTGGACATCTTGCCCCTGATTAAAGAGAAGATCCCCAAGGCTGGGAGTTACAAACTGAAGAACCTGGCCAACACTTACATTTGGAGGCAGCTCAGTGATGATAGCCCCCTGGATAATGCAAAGGCCCTAAGGGATCTGTGCACAGTTCTGGAGGTTGATCCAGTGGAGGACCCAAGGCCTGTGCTCACCTGCTTTAATCTGGAATGTTATGCGTCCCTTCAGCCATTGCTGAATGAGAAACTTCTCACTAAGCCTTCGGTGCAGATGCTGGCCATGCACAACATGAGCCTTTCCAAGCTCCATACCTTATACATGAGCGACCCTGAGAAAGGGCTGCAGAAGTTCTGCAGATTCTTCAATTCTCGGCTGCAGAGCTCTGAGAAGAAAATCCGAAAGCTAAGTAAGATCAAAGCCCATTTCCAAAGCCCACAGCCATCAGCTGGgcaccaagcagcagcagcaaatgaaCTGCCACAAGCAATAAAGAATGAGCCAGACTACTGA
- the LOC101948754 gene encoding protein PML isoform X4 → MALLSQGSPGSLQTQVMEEEFQFLLCQGCRKEPRNPKLLSCLHTLCANCLEENKPVGQCPICRAPIPQASGIPDQDNLLFANLQAKLSTYQKIVKGNDLVCDNCGQEGEFWCSDCEEFLCVKCFETHQRYLKRESHEAKAVRDLKVGSAREFLVGSRKLSNLSCPNPTHANQMLSIYCRECQKPICCICALLDSRHTGKHCDIKVEIQQRQQELGSMREELKKKEELFQDAYCNLKSKADHLDQVRNETQELIRKRVEQMVQLIREKEQELLEMVERQHHLGNEELEGKLQQTEAVLKRMGASKQLVEKMHLYALDQEVMDLHSFIMGSLEELRKLQPLAVGASVQAGGFAKCKARLQALFERVTGEREAAPDNSSKVRQFCACSDRGGDQPMQHSLHLWQEFKLSSQDHWLEWRAPSLSLPAKRKGVQTEVPAKVIKTEADAGKWEQSARKHQQNLLEQPGTSSSTASSSSCVTDRFSAAKVADLLENNIYEPCEPDDPCLDSSEGDDSDEESTDSSRPDDINSVNCESSEGDLLAFPAGSPKELNTRQASLLFFDLKFLTANKVLQLAVVDGEKSFTTLIQPLKSLPGLISKGGVCEIGVKTLFRYLCSVHKPILAGYDLWSPALPVLFQSLDLLSKKEEFSAAVFGFLDILPLIKEKIPKAGSYKLKNLANTYIWRQLSDDSPLDNAKALRDLCTVLEVDPVEDPRPVLTCFNLECYASLQPLLNEKLLTKPSVQMLAMHNMSLSKLHTLYMSDPEKGLQKFCRFFNSRLQSSEKKIRKLSKIKAHFQSPQPSAGHQAAAANELPQAIKNEPDY, encoded by the exons ATGGCTCTCTTGTCCCAGGGCAGCCCAGGCAGCCTGCAGACCCAG GTGATGGAGGAAGAATTCCAGTTCCTGCTCTGCCAGGGATGCCGGAAAGAACCCAGAAATCCTAAGCTCCTGTCATGCCTTCACACCTTGTGCGCCAACTGCCTGGAAGAGAACAAGCCTGTTGGCCAGTGCCCCATCTGCCGCGCTCCCATCCCACAAGCCAGTGGGATCCCAGACCAGGACAACCTGCTCTTTGCCAATCTGCAGGCCAAGCTGAGCACCTACCAGAAGATCGTCAAAGGCAATGACCTGGTCTGTGACAACTGTGGGCAAGAGGGAGAGTTCTGGTGCTCTGACTGCGAGGAGTTCCTTtgtgtcaagtgctttgagacccaCCAGAGGTATCTAAAGCGAGAGAGCCATGAGGCCAAGGCGGTGAGGGATCTCAAGGTGGGATCTGCCAGGGAGTTTCTTGTTGGTTCCAGGAAGCTCAGTAACTTGTCCTGTCCCAATCCAACCCATGCAAACCAGATGCTGAG CATCTATTGCAGAGAGTGCCAAAAACCGATATGCTGCATCTGTGCCCTGCTGGACAGTCGGCACACAGGCAAGCACTGTGATATCAAGGTGGAAAtccagcagaggcagcaggagctgggaagCATGAGGGAAGAGCTGAAGAAGAAGGAGGAACTCTTCCAAGATGCCTATTGTAATCTGAAGAGCAAAGCTGACCACCTGGACCAGGTGAGGAATGAAACCCAGGAGCTGATCCGAAAGAGAGTTGAGCAGATGGTGCAGCTGATCCGagagaaggagcaggagctgctggagatggTGGAGAGGCAGCACCACCTGGGGAAcgaggagctggaggggaagcTGCAGCAGACAGAAGCCGTGCTCAAGAGGATGGGGGCCAGcaagcagctggtggagaagaTGCATCTCTATGCGTTGGACCAGGAGGTGATGGACCTGCACTCCTTCATCATGGGGTCACTGGAGGAGCTCAGGAAGCTGCAGCCCTTGGCCGTGGGAGCTAGTGTCCAGGCTGGAGGCTTCGCCAAGTGTAAAGCCAGACTCCAGGCTCTGTTTGAAAGAGTGACTGGGGAGAGAG AAGCTGCCCCAGATAATTCCAGCAAGGTAAGACAGTTTTGTGCTTGTTCTGACAGAGGTGGGGATCAGCCCATGCAGCATTCCCTGCACCTGTGGCAGGAATTCAAGCTCAGTTCCCAGGATCATTGGCTGGAATGGAGG GCCCCATCGTTGTCTTTACCAGCGAAGAGGAAAGGAGTCCAAACTGAGGTCCCTGCGAAGGTGATCAAGACTGAAGCTGATGCAGGCAAATGGGAGCAATCAGCAAGGAAGCACCAGCAGAATTTGCTGGAACAACCGGGGACCAGCTCCTCAACAGCAAGCAGCTCTTCATGTGTGACTGATAGGTTCAGTGCAGCCAAAGTAGCTGACTTGCTGGAAAATAACATCTACGAACCATGTGAGCCAG ATGATCCCTGTTTGGACAGCTCTGAAGGGGATGACAGTGATGAAGAGTCAACA GACTCTAGTCGGCCAGACGACATCAACAGCGTCAATTGTGAGAGCAGCGAGGGAGATCTcctggcctttcctgccggcAGCCCGAAGGAACTCAACACGAGACAAGCATCACTGCTCTTCTTTGACCTCAAGTTCTTGA CAGCAAATAAGGTCCTTCAGCTGGCTGTGGTGGATGGAGAAAAGAGCTTTACCACCTTGATTCAGCCACTGAAATCTTTGCCTGGCTTGATCTCAAAAGGTGGCGTCTGTGAGATTGGTGTGAAGACCTTATTCCGCTACCTCTGCTCTGTCCACAAACCCATCTTAGCAGGGTATGACCTCTGGTCACCAGCCCTTCCTGTCCTGTTTCAATCCCTGGATCTCCTTAGCAAGAAAGAGGAGTTTAGTGCAGCTGTCTTTGGTTTCCTGGACATCTTGCCCCTGATTAAAGAGAAGATCCCCAAGGCTGGGAGTTACAAACTGAAGAACCTGGCCAACACTTACATTTGGAGGCAGCTCAGTGATGATAGCCCCCTGGATAATGCAAAGGCCCTAAGGGATCTGTGCACAGTTCTGGAGGTTGATCCAGTGGAGGACCCAAGGCCTGTGCTCACCTGCTTTAATCTGGAATGTTATGCGTCCCTTCAGCCATTGCTGAATGAGAAACTTCTCACTAAGCCTTCGGTGCAGATGCTGGCCATGCACAACATGAGCCTTTCCAAGCTCCATACCTTATACATGAGCGACCCTGAGAAAGGGCTGCAGAAGTTCTGCAGATTCTTCAATTCTCGGCTGCAGAGCTCTGAGAAGAAAATCCGAAAGCTAAGTAAGATCAAAGCCCATTTCCAAAGCCCACAGCCATCAGCTGGgcaccaagcagcagcagcaaatgaaCTGCCACAAGCAATAAAGAATGAGCCAGACTACTGA
- the LOC101948754 gene encoding protein PML isoform X8 yields MALLSQGSPGSLQTQVMEEEFQFLLCQGCRKEPRNPKLLSCLHTLCANCLEENKPVGQCPICRAPIPQASGIPDQDNLLFANLQAKLSTYQKIVKGNDLVCDNCGQEGEFWCSDCEEFLCVKCFETHQRYLKRESHEAKAVRDLKVGSAREFLVGSRKLSNLSCPNPTHANQMLSIYCRECQKPICCICALLDSRHTGKHCDIKVEIQQRQQELGSMREELKKKEELFQDAYCNLKSKADHLDQVRNETQELIRKRVEQMVQLIREKEQELLEMVERQHHLGNEELEGKLQQTEAVLKRMGASKQLVEKMHLYALDQEVMDLHSFIMGSLEELRKLQPLAVGASVQAGGFAKCKARLQALFERVTGEREAAPDNSSKAPSLSLPAKRKGVQTEVPAKVIKTEADAGKWEQSARKHQQNLLEQPGTSSSTASSSSCVTDRFSAAKVADLLENNIYEPCEPDDPCLDSSEGDDSDEESTDSSRPDDINSVNCESSEGDLLAFPAGSPKELNTRQASLLFFDLKFLTANKVLQLAVVDGEKSFTTLIQPLKSLPGLISKGGVCEIGVKTLFRYLCSVHKPILAGYDLWSPALPVLFQSLDLLSKKEEFSAAVFGFLDILPLIKEKIPKAGSYKLKNLANTYIWRQLSDDSPLDNAKALRDLCTVLEVDPVEDPRPVLTCFNLECYASLQPLLNEKLLTKPSVQMLAMHNMSLSKLHTLYMSDPEKGLQKFCRFFNSRLQSSEKKIRKLSKIKAHFQSPQPSAGHQAAAANELPQAIKNEPDY; encoded by the exons ATGGCTCTCTTGTCCCAGGGCAGCCCAGGCAGCCTGCAGACCCAG GTGATGGAGGAAGAATTCCAGTTCCTGCTCTGCCAGGGATGCCGGAAAGAACCCAGAAATCCTAAGCTCCTGTCATGCCTTCACACCTTGTGCGCCAACTGCCTGGAAGAGAACAAGCCTGTTGGCCAGTGCCCCATCTGCCGCGCTCCCATCCCACAAGCCAGTGGGATCCCAGACCAGGACAACCTGCTCTTTGCCAATCTGCAGGCCAAGCTGAGCACCTACCAGAAGATCGTCAAAGGCAATGACCTGGTCTGTGACAACTGTGGGCAAGAGGGAGAGTTCTGGTGCTCTGACTGCGAGGAGTTCCTTtgtgtcaagtgctttgagacccaCCAGAGGTATCTAAAGCGAGAGAGCCATGAGGCCAAGGCGGTGAGGGATCTCAAGGTGGGATCTGCCAGGGAGTTTCTTGTTGGTTCCAGGAAGCTCAGTAACTTGTCCTGTCCCAATCCAACCCATGCAAACCAGATGCTGAG CATCTATTGCAGAGAGTGCCAAAAACCGATATGCTGCATCTGTGCCCTGCTGGACAGTCGGCACACAGGCAAGCACTGTGATATCAAGGTGGAAAtccagcagaggcagcaggagctgggaagCATGAGGGAAGAGCTGAAGAAGAAGGAGGAACTCTTCCAAGATGCCTATTGTAATCTGAAGAGCAAAGCTGACCACCTGGACCAGGTGAGGAATGAAACCCAGGAGCTGATCCGAAAGAGAGTTGAGCAGATGGTGCAGCTGATCCGagagaaggagcaggagctgctggagatggTGGAGAGGCAGCACCACCTGGGGAAcgaggagctggaggggaagcTGCAGCAGACAGAAGCCGTGCTCAAGAGGATGGGGGCCAGcaagcagctggtggagaagaTGCATCTCTATGCGTTGGACCAGGAGGTGATGGACCTGCACTCCTTCATCATGGGGTCACTGGAGGAGCTCAGGAAGCTGCAGCCCTTGGCCGTGGGAGCTAGTGTCCAGGCTGGAGGCTTCGCCAAGTGTAAAGCCAGACTCCAGGCTCTGTTTGAAAGAGTGACTGGGGAGAGAG AAGCTGCCCCAGATAATTCCAGCAAG GCCCCATCGTTGTCTTTACCAGCGAAGAGGAAAGGAGTCCAAACTGAGGTCCCTGCGAAGGTGATCAAGACTGAAGCTGATGCAGGCAAATGGGAGCAATCAGCAAGGAAGCACCAGCAGAATTTGCTGGAACAACCGGGGACCAGCTCCTCAACAGCAAGCAGCTCTTCATGTGTGACTGATAGGTTCAGTGCAGCCAAAGTAGCTGACTTGCTGGAAAATAACATCTACGAACCATGTGAGCCAG ATGATCCCTGTTTGGACAGCTCTGAAGGGGATGACAGTGATGAAGAGTCAACA GACTCTAGTCGGCCAGACGACATCAACAGCGTCAATTGTGAGAGCAGCGAGGGAGATCTcctggcctttcctgccggcAGCCCGAAGGAACTCAACACGAGACAAGCATCACTGCTCTTCTTTGACCTCAAGTTCTTGA CAGCAAATAAGGTCCTTCAGCTGGCTGTGGTGGATGGAGAAAAGAGCTTTACCACCTTGATTCAGCCACTGAAATCTTTGCCTGGCTTGATCTCAAAAGGTGGCGTCTGTGAGATTGGTGTGAAGACCTTATTCCGCTACCTCTGCTCTGTCCACAAACCCATCTTAGCAGGGTATGACCTCTGGTCACCAGCCCTTCCTGTCCTGTTTCAATCCCTGGATCTCCTTAGCAAGAAAGAGGAGTTTAGTGCAGCTGTCTTTGGTTTCCTGGACATCTTGCCCCTGATTAAAGAGAAGATCCCCAAGGCTGGGAGTTACAAACTGAAGAACCTGGCCAACACTTACATTTGGAGGCAGCTCAGTGATGATAGCCCCCTGGATAATGCAAAGGCCCTAAGGGATCTGTGCACAGTTCTGGAGGTTGATCCAGTGGAGGACCCAAGGCCTGTGCTCACCTGCTTTAATCTGGAATGTTATGCGTCCCTTCAGCCATTGCTGAATGAGAAACTTCTCACTAAGCCTTCGGTGCAGATGCTGGCCATGCACAACATGAGCCTTTCCAAGCTCCATACCTTATACATGAGCGACCCTGAGAAAGGGCTGCAGAAGTTCTGCAGATTCTTCAATTCTCGGCTGCAGAGCTCTGAGAAGAAAATCCGAAAGCTAAGTAAGATCAAAGCCCATTTCCAAAGCCCACAGCCATCAGCTGGgcaccaagcagcagcagcaaatgaaCTGCCACAAGCAATAAAGAATGAGCCAGACTACTGA